A single Thermosynechococcus vestitus BP-1 DNA region contains:
- a CDS encoding cyclic peptide export ABC transporter, which produces MKLFQILLEAAWPTIVAAAIAGLLNGGSTAALIALINATLQKTPALQRLLPWGFILLGTLLLLTHFSSQVLLVRAAQQAVYEMRLLLSRQILASPLRQLETIGHPQLLATLTEDVDAVSRSFSVLPNLFNAIAIVIGCLIYMGWLSPPLFFALVALIVIGTGSYLFLAGRAKKFLEQARQQQDHLFHHFRTLTEGNKELKLNRQRRLAFFYGELTPTAQKTRQQNELGYMVFAIAASWGQLLLFVTIGFFLFTLPHLLGATPTVLSGYVLTIIYLMLPMQQVIDAIPVFSRASVALKKVESLQLSLGDPRQDINNRGELPPLGWKTLSLRQICHQYRGSHEDEPATFTLGPLSLTIEAGELVFIVGGNGSGKSTLAKIITGLYIPDQGEIWVDDHCLQLQDYEWYRQHFVAVFSDFYLFDSLLGIESPERLALIPHYLEKLRLSHKVRLEGNRFSTTSLSQGERKRLALLLAYLDDRPAYLFDEWAADQDPMFRDIFYRQLLPELKAQGKTVFVISHDDRYFDVADRLIKLDYGQLVLASHP; this is translated from the coding sequence GTTTATTCTCCTTGGTACACTCCTGCTGTTGACCCACTTTAGCTCCCAAGTGCTGCTGGTGCGGGCTGCCCAACAGGCGGTTTATGAAATGCGCCTCCTCCTCAGTCGCCAGATTCTCGCTTCACCCCTACGCCAGTTAGAAACCATTGGTCATCCCCAGCTGCTGGCAACGCTGACAGAGGATGTGGATGCCGTCTCCCGTTCCTTTTCCGTGTTGCCCAATCTTTTTAATGCCATTGCCATTGTGATTGGCTGTCTTATTTACATGGGTTGGTTGTCGCCGCCCCTCTTTTTTGCCCTTGTCGCCTTAATTGTCATTGGTACTGGCAGCTACTTATTTCTAGCGGGCAGAGCAAAAAAATTCCTAGAGCAGGCGCGGCAGCAACAGGATCACCTTTTTCACCACTTTCGGACACTCACCGAGGGCAACAAAGAACTCAAGCTCAATCGGCAACGGCGGCTCGCCTTCTTCTATGGGGAATTGACACCCACAGCTCAAAAAACACGGCAGCAAAATGAACTAGGGTACATGGTCTTTGCCATTGCTGCCAGTTGGGGGCAGTTGCTATTGTTTGTGACGATTGGCTTTTTTCTCTTTACACTGCCCCATTTGCTGGGAGCCACACCCACGGTTCTCTCAGGCTATGTCCTCACAATTATTTACCTCATGCTGCCAATGCAACAGGTGATTGATGCCATTCCCGTGTTTAGCCGTGCCAGCGTTGCCCTCAAGAAAGTGGAATCCCTGCAACTCAGCCTTGGGGATCCGCGCCAAGATATCAATAATAGGGGTGAGCTTCCTCCCTTGGGTTGGAAAACCCTCTCTCTACGGCAGATTTGCCATCAGTACCGCGGTAGCCATGAGGATGAACCCGCCACCTTTACCCTAGGCCCCTTAAGTTTGACCATTGAGGCCGGAGAACTGGTCTTTATTGTCGGTGGTAATGGCAGCGGCAAATCGACCCTCGCCAAAATTATTACAGGACTCTACATTCCCGATCAGGGGGAAATTTGGGTGGATGATCACTGTTTGCAGCTTCAGGACTACGAATGGTATCGGCAACACTTTGTCGCTGTCTTTAGTGACTTTTACCTCTTTGACTCCCTGTTGGGAATTGAATCTCCAGAGCGCCTAGCCCTCATCCCACATTACCTTGAAAAACTGCGCCTCAGTCACAAAGTTCGCCTAGAAGGTAATCGCTTTTCAACAACTTCCCTCTCTCAAGGGGAGCGCAAGCGTTTGGCGTTGTTGCTGGCCTATCTCGACGATCGCCCTGCCTACCTTTTTGATGAATGGGCAGCGGATCAAGATCCCATGTTTCGCGATATTTTCTACCGCCAACTCCTACCAGAACTCAAAGCCCAAGGCAAAACGGTGTTTGTTATTAGCCATGACGATCGCTATTTTGATGTTGCCGATCGCCTCATTAAACTGGACTATGGCCAACTGGTGCTGGCCTCTCACCCCTAG
- a CDS encoding segregation/condensation protein A — protein MSQSFADTAIDILIELAERGEIDPWDIQVVDVCDRCLAELARRGEPNLSESGQAFLYAAMLVLLKSDRLVAVTEPSPPAEGEEPPEIAENQSSGVLPPALEQHLHRRPVAPPQQWRRLTLEELIGHLKTMALQSDRTKVLRPHQPRQRPRPTTLKAITQLAHQENLTEMARDVESLLREMAPEGTWLDFQKLLQRKPDAVGVFWALLFLAAQSKVDLQQTDFYQPLQVRTCLPDAIPLEDLG, from the coding sequence ATGAGCCAATCTTTTGCCGATACTGCCATTGACATTTTGATTGAGTTAGCGGAGCGGGGGGAAATTGACCCCTGGGATATTCAAGTCGTTGATGTCTGCGATCGCTGTTTGGCGGAGTTGGCACGGCGGGGGGAACCCAATCTCAGTGAATCGGGGCAAGCCTTTTTGTATGCAGCGATGTTGGTGCTCCTCAAAAGCGATCGCCTCGTGGCCGTTACTGAACCTTCACCACCAGCAGAAGGCGAGGAGCCCCCAGAAATTGCTGAAAACCAGTCCTCTGGGGTTTTGCCCCCTGCCCTAGAGCAGCATTTGCATCGTCGTCCCGTGGCGCCCCCACAACAATGGCGCCGCCTCACCCTTGAAGAACTCATTGGCCACCTGAAAACGATGGCGCTTCAGAGCGATCGCACAAAGGTACTGCGGCCTCATCAACCTCGGCAGCGTCCCCGTCCCACCACCCTCAAGGCCATTACCCAACTGGCTCACCAAGAAAACCTCACGGAGATGGCTAGGGACGTGGAAAGCCTTCTCAGGGAAATGGCCCCCGAAGGTACATGGCTCGACTTCCAAAAGTTGTTGCAGCGCAAGCCCGATGCTGTGGGCGTCTTTTGGGCACTGCTGTTTCTCGCTGCCCAGTCTAAGGTGGATCTCCAACAAACAGATTTTTATCAACCCCTACAGGTACGGACCTGTTTGCCTGACGCGATTCCCCTAGAAGACCTCGGTTAA
- a CDS encoding acyl-CoA desaturase yields MTSVSSLPSRPLRPNWGVIFFMAIVHLGALLVFVPGTFSWSAVLLCFVLYWVSGGLGITLGWHRLVTHRSFQCPKWLEYFFVFCGTLACEGGIIEWVGLHRNHHLHSDQELDQHNSQKGFWWSHMGWMLQEVPAKAEVERLTKDINTDPVYRFLNQQFLPIQGVLGVLLYLWGGLPFVVWGIFVRLVLVYHLTWFVNSATHKFGYRTFESGDRSTNCWWVALLTFGEGWHNNHHTYPHSARHGLQWWEFDITWITIRALQGIGLAQKVRLVEAPPKQ; encoded by the coding sequence ATGACATCTGTTTCTTCATTGCCTTCGCGCCCCCTGCGTCCCAACTGGGGGGTGATTTTTTTTATGGCCATTGTCCATTTGGGAGCGTTGCTGGTGTTTGTGCCTGGAACGTTTTCATGGTCGGCAGTGCTCCTCTGTTTTGTCCTCTACTGGGTCTCTGGCGGTTTGGGGATTACCCTGGGATGGCATCGTCTTGTCACTCATCGTAGTTTCCAATGTCCGAAATGGCTGGAATACTTTTTTGTCTTTTGCGGTACCTTGGCCTGTGAGGGTGGCATCATTGAATGGGTGGGTCTCCACCGCAATCACCACCTCCACTCCGATCAAGAGCTGGATCAGCACAATTCCCAAAAGGGGTTTTGGTGGTCGCACATGGGTTGGATGCTCCAAGAAGTGCCTGCTAAGGCAGAGGTGGAACGCCTGACCAAGGACATTAACACTGACCCTGTTTATCGCTTTTTGAATCAGCAGTTTCTGCCCATTCAAGGGGTTCTAGGGGTCTTGCTGTATTTGTGGGGTGGATTGCCCTTTGTGGTCTGGGGCATCTTTGTCCGTCTTGTGCTGGTGTATCACCTGACTTGGTTTGTGAATAGTGCGACCCACAAGTTTGGCTACCGCACCTTTGAATCGGGCGATCGCTCCACAAATTGTTGGTGGGTTGCCCTGCTTACGTTTGGCGAAGGCTGGCACAACAATCACCACACCTATCCCCATTCGGCACGCCACGGTCTCCAATGGTGGGAATTTGATATTACGTGGATCACAATTCGAGCACTGCAAGGGATTGGTCTGGCCCAAAAGGTGCGGCTCGTGGAAGCGCCCCCGAAGCAGTAA
- a CDS encoding (Fe-S)-binding protein, which yields MTATDPVADPPDPHLIDACVHCGFCLSTCPSYRVLGTEMDSPRGRIYLMDAINEGQVQLAAVAQHFDSCLGCLACVTTCPSGVEYDKLIAATRVQVQRHYQRPAGDRWLRQLIFQTLPYPQRLRALLLPLWLYQKLGLAALEKRLGLLKRLLPKSLAAMYQMLPSLSAKTFRDRSPEVVPAQGKKRGRVGVILGCVQRLFLPEVNDATIAVLSANGFEVVLPRQQGCCGALPHHQGEQKQAQTLAHQMIDCFSAAKVDAILINASGCGHTLKEYHHLLAADPEYRDRAREFVEKVEDVQVFLIKQGLITPLHPLGDRPLRLVYQDACHMIHGQKIRLEPRQLLRQIPQVQLREPLDAALCCGSAGVYNILQPDVAAELGRQKVRNLLNTHPDVIVSANVGCTVQLRQYLQEQGSSVPIYHPMQLLDLAIRGEPLPS from the coding sequence ATGACTGCAACTGATCCTGTGGCTGACCCGCCCGATCCACACCTGATTGATGCCTGTGTCCACTGCGGGTTTTGCCTCTCGACTTGTCCCAGTTATCGGGTCCTGGGCACAGAAATGGATTCCCCCCGTGGCCGTATCTACCTCATGGATGCGATTAATGAGGGGCAAGTGCAACTGGCGGCGGTCGCCCAGCACTTTGATTCCTGTTTGGGCTGCTTGGCCTGTGTCACCACCTGTCCCTCGGGAGTTGAGTACGATAAGCTGATTGCTGCCACTCGGGTTCAAGTGCAGCGTCATTATCAGCGTCCTGCGGGCGATCGCTGGCTGCGGCAGTTGATTTTCCAAACGCTGCCCTATCCCCAACGGCTGCGGGCCCTCCTGTTGCCCCTGTGGCTCTACCAAAAATTGGGCTTAGCGGCTCTTGAAAAGCGCCTGGGACTCCTCAAACGGCTACTGCCTAAGTCCCTAGCGGCCATGTATCAAATGCTGCCCTCCCTTTCGGCAAAAACATTTCGCGATCGCTCTCCTGAGGTGGTACCTGCCCAAGGGAAAAAGCGGGGCCGCGTGGGGGTGATTCTCGGTTGTGTACAACGGCTCTTTTTGCCTGAAGTCAATGACGCCACAATCGCCGTCTTAAGTGCCAATGGCTTTGAGGTGGTGCTGCCACGCCAACAGGGCTGCTGCGGTGCCCTACCCCATCACCAGGGGGAACAGAAGCAGGCGCAAACCCTTGCTCACCAAATGATTGACTGTTTTAGTGCCGCTAAGGTGGATGCCATTTTAATCAATGCCTCGGGTTGTGGCCATACCCTCAAGGAATACCATCACCTATTGGCGGCTGACCCCGAGTATCGCGATCGCGCCCGCGAGTTTGTGGAAAAGGTTGAGGATGTACAGGTCTTTTTGATCAAGCAGGGGTTGATAACGCCCTTACACCCCTTGGGTGATCGCCCTCTCAGGTTGGTCTATCAAGATGCCTGCCACATGATCCACGGGCAAAAAATCCGCCTTGAGCCGCGGCAACTGCTCCGCCAAATTCCCCAAGTGCAACTGCGAGAACCCCTGGATGCGGCGCTGTGCTGTGGCAGTGCCGGAGTTTACAACATTCTCCAACCGGATGTGGCGGCGGAATTGGGACGACAAAAGGTGCGCAACCTACTAAATACGCACCCAGATGTGATTGTCTCAGCCAATGTGGGCTGCACGGTCCAGTTGCGGCAGTATCTGCAAGAGCAAGGCAGCTCCGTGCCCATTTACCACCCCATGCAACTGTTAGACTTGGCCATTCGCGGTGAGCCGCTTCCCTCCTAG
- a CDS encoding inositol monophosphatase family protein, with product MLAVSCPLPESERQRYLEIATEAALAGGAVLQHYWGKLSEIEEKGRSGDLVTVADRQSEAAVLDVIGRHCPDHAVLAEESGLSGLANNPFLWAIDPLDGTTNYAHQYPFSAVSVALLVEGEPHIGVVYDPFHRELFRAATGLGATRDRQPIRVSSTAELSHSLLVTGFAYDRRETEDNNYAEFCYLTHLTQGVRRGGAAAIDLAYIACGRLDGYWERGLSPWDLAAGVVLVREAGGIVTAYDQSPFQLTSGRILATNGHLHAALSEALLRVKPLGFSFLPEER from the coding sequence ATGTTAGCCGTGAGTTGCCCGCTGCCGGAGAGTGAGCGACAGCGTTACTTAGAAATTGCTACGGAGGCGGCCCTAGCAGGGGGCGCTGTCCTTCAGCACTACTGGGGCAAATTAAGTGAAATTGAGGAAAAAGGCCGCTCTGGTGACCTCGTTACGGTGGCCGATCGCCAGTCAGAAGCGGCGGTACTGGATGTGATTGGTCGCCATTGTCCAGATCATGCGGTGTTAGCGGAGGAATCGGGTCTCTCAGGACTGGCGAACAATCCATTCCTGTGGGCCATTGATCCGCTGGATGGCACCACCAACTATGCCCATCAATACCCCTTTAGTGCTGTGTCGGTGGCTCTCTTAGTGGAGGGGGAACCCCACATTGGTGTCGTCTATGATCCCTTTCATCGGGAACTGTTTCGGGCTGCAACAGGCCTCGGTGCCACTCGCGATCGCCAGCCCATTCGCGTTTCCAGTACCGCAGAACTGAGTCACAGTCTTTTGGTTACCGGTTTTGCCTACGATCGCCGTGAAACGGAGGACAATAACTACGCTGAGTTTTGCTACTTGACCCATCTCACCCAGGGGGTACGGCGAGGCGGCGCAGCAGCCATAGATTTGGCCTACATTGCCTGTGGTCGCCTCGATGGTTATTGGGAACGGGGTCTGTCCCCTTGGGACTTGGCTGCTGGTGTCGTTCTTGTCCGTGAAGCTGGGGGCATCGTTACTGCCTACGATCAATCTCCTTTTCAACTGACATCGGGGCGGATTTTAGCCACCAACGGTCATCTCCACGCTGCCCTCAGCGAGGCGCTACTGCGGGTGAAACCCTTGGGCTTTTCATTTCTCCCAGAGGAACGTTAA
- the ntcA gene encoding global nitrogen regulator NtcA has translation MNKDGPLAPVFRHMASGLFPSTTETYERGKTIFFPGDPAEKVYFLLKGAVKLSRVYEAGEEITVALLRENTVFGVLSLITGTRSDRFYHAVAFTNVELLAVPIEQVEKAMHEDPDLPMFMIQGLSSRILQTEMMIETLAHRDMGSRLVSFLLILCRDFGIPTSAGVTVDLKLSHQAIAEAIGSTRVTVTRLLGELRDQKMISIHKKKITVHNPLMLSQQFT, from the coding sequence ATGAACAAAGACGGACCCTTAGCACCAGTCTTTCGCCACATGGCCAGTGGCCTGTTTCCCTCCACAACTGAAACCTACGAACGCGGGAAAACCATTTTCTTTCCGGGCGACCCAGCGGAAAAGGTCTACTTTCTCCTCAAGGGGGCTGTGAAGCTCTCACGGGTGTATGAAGCAGGGGAGGAAATTACGGTGGCGCTGCTGCGGGAAAATACGGTATTTGGAGTATTGTCGCTCATTACGGGCACCCGCTCCGATCGCTTTTACCATGCGGTGGCATTTACGAATGTGGAGCTATTGGCCGTTCCCATCGAGCAGGTGGAAAAGGCAATGCACGAGGATCCCGATTTGCCAATGTTTATGATTCAAGGTCTCTCATCGCGGATCCTACAAACGGAGATGATGATTGAAACCCTTGCCCACCGCGATATGGGATCCCGCTTGGTGAGCTTTCTGCTGATTCTCTGCCGTGACTTTGGCATTCCCACGAGTGCGGGAGTAACTGTCGATTTGAAGCTTTCCCATCAGGCGATCGCTGAGGCCATTGGTTCGACACGGGTAACTGTGACTCGCCTATTGGGGGAACTCCGCGATCAAAAAATGATCTCAATTCACAAGAAGAAAATCACGGTGCATAATCCGCTGATGTTGAGCCAGCAGTTTACCTAG
- a CDS encoding DUF1269 domain-containing protein, which translates to MSTLVVIAFDDEYKANEVLIQLLKLQREHLIDLEDAAVVVRTKEGKVKINQTQDLTLQGALGGSFWGLLIGLLFFNPLLGWAAGLVAGAISGKFTDIGIDDNFIKELGQTIAPGSSAIFTLVRQATPDKVLEEIAPFGGKVLRTSLSKEDEAKLQEALNRGNTASQAPAPSEATTSSETTNS; encoded by the coding sequence ATGAGTACCTTAGTGGTCATTGCATTTGATGATGAGTACAAGGCGAACGAAGTATTAATCCAGTTACTAAAACTCCAACGTGAGCATCTCATTGACCTTGAGGATGCTGCTGTTGTCGTGCGCACTAAAGAGGGCAAGGTTAAAATCAACCAGACTCAGGATTTAACCCTCCAGGGTGCCCTGGGTGGTAGCTTTTGGGGGCTATTAATTGGTCTATTGTTCTTCAATCCTCTCTTGGGCTGGGCGGCGGGTCTTGTGGCGGGAGCGATTTCCGGCAAGTTTACCGATATTGGCATTGATGATAACTTCATTAAGGAGTTGGGACAAACCATTGCCCCTGGTAGCTCGGCTATCTTTACATTGGTGCGTCAAGCCACACCTGACAAAGTACTCGAGGAAATTGCTCCCTTTGGCGGTAAAGTCCTGCGCACCTCCCTGTCAAAGGAGGATGAAGCAAAGTTGCAGGAAGCCCTCAACCGAGGCAATACAGCATCCCAAGCACCCGCCCCTAGCGAAGCAACGACCTCTAGTGAAACGACGAACAGTTAG
- a CDS encoding ABC1 kinase family protein, with translation MKKTVTAPVSVVPSAGHRRYDPEAIARYYWRHPWQVIWRFVDISVSFLTFWLLLQWDKWLGQQDTQRPLRAMQLRKLLIRLGPTFIKIGQALSTRPDLICPDYLEELTLLQDKLPPFANEIAIAIIERDLHLNLGDIFAEFSPQPVAAASLGQVYRAKLHSGEEVAVKVQRPNLLPVITRDLFLIRLLVQWVKPWLSINLCHDLRDIVDEFGHKLYEEIDYLNEGRNAEKFAANFRDDPTVKVPKIYWEYTTEHVLTLEWIHGIKLTRTDCMLAAGVNPDELIRIGVISGLRQLLEFGFFHADPHPGNLFATPDGRIAYIDFGMMDQLEESTKESLVDAVVHLVNKDYQALGTDFVKLGFLTPETDMRPIIPALESVFEEVIGSSVREFNFKVITDRFSQLMYTYPFRVPAKFALIIRSLVTQEGIALCLNPNFRIVDVSYPYVARRLLQGESPQLRRRLLDVLFKDGRLQWQRLENLIAIARQDQHFNLAPTATLGLQYLFSEEGQYLRRQIVLALTEDDRLHTEEVQRLWNLVKSDLRPLFLIDVAWEALKASVAHTLGKEEDSNSLVVAP, from the coding sequence GTGAAAAAAACTGTGACTGCCCCTGTTTCTGTTGTCCCTAGTGCTGGTCATCGTCGTTACGATCCTGAGGCGATCGCCCGCTACTACTGGCGACACCCTTGGCAAGTCATCTGGCGGTTCGTTGACATTTCGGTATCTTTCTTAACATTTTGGCTGCTATTGCAGTGGGACAAGTGGCTGGGTCAACAGGACACTCAACGTCCCCTACGGGCAATGCAACTGCGCAAACTCCTGATCCGTTTAGGTCCAACCTTCATCAAAATCGGCCAAGCCCTCTCCACTCGCCCCGATTTGATTTGTCCCGACTACCTCGAAGAACTCACGCTCCTTCAGGACAAGCTGCCCCCCTTTGCCAACGAGATTGCCATTGCCATCATTGAGCGGGATTTGCACTTAAACTTAGGGGATATTTTTGCCGAATTCTCACCCCAACCCGTGGCCGCTGCCAGTCTGGGCCAAGTCTATCGAGCCAAACTCCACAGTGGCGAAGAAGTGGCTGTCAAGGTGCAGCGTCCCAATCTCTTGCCCGTGATTACTCGCGATCTCTTCTTGATTCGCCTTTTGGTGCAGTGGGTCAAGCCTTGGCTATCCATTAACCTCTGCCACGACCTACGGGACATTGTGGATGAATTTGGCCACAAGCTCTACGAGGAAATTGATTACCTCAATGAAGGGCGCAATGCCGAGAAGTTTGCCGCCAACTTCCGTGACGATCCCACGGTCAAAGTACCGAAAATCTATTGGGAATACACCACTGAGCATGTGCTCACCCTGGAGTGGATCCATGGCATTAAACTGACCCGTACGGATTGCATGCTGGCGGCGGGGGTCAATCCCGATGAGCTCATCCGTATCGGTGTGATTTCTGGTCTGCGGCAACTCTTGGAATTTGGCTTTTTCCATGCAGATCCGCATCCCGGGAACCTCTTTGCCACCCCCGATGGCCGTATAGCCTACATCGACTTTGGCATGATGGATCAACTGGAGGAGAGCACTAAAGAATCCCTTGTGGATGCTGTGGTTCACTTGGTGAACAAGGACTATCAAGCCCTAGGGACGGACTTTGTCAAACTGGGCTTTCTGACTCCGGAAACTGATATGAGGCCGATTATTCCTGCCCTTGAGTCGGTCTTTGAAGAGGTGATTGGCTCCAGTGTGCGGGAATTTAACTTCAAGGTGATCACTGATCGCTTCTCCCAGTTGATGTATACCTACCCCTTCCGCGTGCCTGCCAAGTTTGCCCTGATCATTCGCTCCCTAGTGACCCAAGAGGGGATTGCCCTCTGCCTCAATCCCAACTTCCGCATTGTTGATGTCAGCTATCCCTATGTGGCGCGGCGGCTTCTCCAAGGAGAATCCCCCCAATTGCGGCGCCGCCTGCTGGATGTCCTCTTTAAGGATGGCCGTCTCCAATGGCAGCGGCTGGAAAATTTGATTGCGATCGCTCGCCAGGATCAGCACTTTAACCTCGCACCAACGGCCACCTTGGGCTTGCAATATCTCTTTTCTGAGGAGGGGCAGTACCTACGGCGGCAAATTGTGCTAGCGTTAACCGAAGATGACCGTCTCCACACCGAAGAGGTGCAACGCCTTTGGAATTTGGTCAAGTCTGATCTGCGTCCGCTCTTCTTGATTGATGTGGCATGGGAAGCCCTTAAGGCCTCTGTTGCCCACACCCTCGGTAAAGAAGAGGACAGCAATTCCTTGGTGGTGGCCCCCTAA
- a CDS encoding 2Fe-2S iron-sulfur cluster-binding protein, translating into MSTPQTYTVTIHVRPLKSEDPPPRTYTITVPSDRYILQHAESQGLELPFSCRNGACTTCAVRILSGHVYQPEAMGLSPALQAQGYALLCVSYARSDLEVETQDEDEVYELQFGRYFGKGRVQLGLPLDED; encoded by the coding sequence ATGAGCACGCCACAAACCTATACTGTGACCATTCATGTGCGTCCCCTGAAGTCAGAGGATCCACCCCCACGGACGTACACAATTACTGTTCCGAGCGATCGCTATATCCTGCAACATGCTGAAAGCCAAGGCCTTGAGTTGCCCTTTTCCTGTCGCAACGGTGCCTGTACCACCTGCGCTGTGCGCATTCTCTCTGGCCATGTCTATCAACCCGAAGCCATGGGACTCTCACCAGCCCTGCAAGCCCAAGGCTATGCTCTTTTGTGTGTGAGCTATGCCCGCTCTGACCTGGAGGTGGAAACCCAAGATGAGGATGAGGTCTATGAGCTGCAATTTGGCCGCTACTTTGGCAAAGGGCGAGTACAGTTGGGGCTGCCCCTCGATGAGGATTAA
- a CDS encoding DICT sensory domain-containing protein, which yields MANRIIATSVLEELLARLPHLRSQLYFKTSLTALSHAMEDQVLASEDAPIIIACFQRERFYRQEAHRYQRIATKSHHVYVLAAPETEFTSCSRDYETVAFDPSDALSQEWHLTVLGKNYSTCLVCREVQRSPTHRLDVLPPMDAARRFEGIWTFDRQVAATTAEILLNRICEYRPELKGKLRDALALVEAYRQLEGCNRDPAPFVDRLVTYLQAGQYKQIKAYRQIAIQERKERLTNAITTAIRNSLNPTEILTRAVAELGEALKGDRCLIYRCRSTDTRVPIEHEYTSGALTPLQYQYWPVREHPYTQQALAHQQVIQVDDVAADPYYEATRFKPLDAAGVKALLLAPVLYRGRLLGIVELHRGEPLPWHDMDAELVEAIATQVGVALIQAEAYADLEELNAQLEALDRTRSNLIAITGHELRTPLSTIQVCLESLASEPDMDPELRQVMLSTALADAERMRKLIQDFLTLSQLESGRVQWRPEPLPLQELVDLALSSLRTPKEQLPTIQTLLPKELPLVRADGEWLVEVLSKLLDNACKFTERSGQVSIAAKPRPDGLLEVTIADTGRGIEPDRLETIFDRFYQEEGALRRSAGGTGLGLAICRQIITNLGGQIWAESAGRDRGSQFHFTIPIAESF from the coding sequence ATGGCCAACAGGATCATTGCCACATCTGTTCTTGAGGAGTTGTTGGCGCGGTTGCCTCACTTGCGATCGCAACTGTATTTCAAGACATCGCTGACGGCGCTCTCCCACGCAATGGAGGATCAGGTTTTGGCCAGTGAGGATGCGCCGATCATTATTGCCTGCTTTCAGCGGGAACGCTTTTATCGCCAAGAAGCCCATCGCTACCAGCGTATTGCCACAAAGTCCCACCATGTCTACGTTTTGGCTGCCCCCGAAACCGAGTTTACAAGCTGCTCGCGGGACTACGAAACCGTTGCCTTTGATCCCAGCGATGCCCTCAGTCAAGAATGGCATTTGACCGTCTTGGGCAAAAATTACAGCACTTGCCTAGTCTGCCGTGAAGTCCAGCGATCGCCCACCCATCGCTTAGATGTGTTGCCGCCGATGGATGCAGCGCGTCGTTTTGAGGGCATTTGGACGTTTGATCGGCAGGTGGCGGCAACAACGGCCGAAATCCTCCTCAACCGTATTTGTGAATACCGCCCTGAACTCAAGGGGAAACTCAGGGACGCTCTAGCATTGGTTGAAGCCTATCGCCAATTGGAGGGGTGCAATCGTGATCCTGCCCCCTTTGTCGATCGCCTAGTTACCTATCTCCAGGCAGGCCAGTACAAGCAAATCAAGGCCTACCGCCAAATTGCCATTCAAGAGCGCAAGGAACGTCTCACCAATGCGATTACCACGGCGATTCGCAACTCCCTCAATCCCACGGAAATTCTGACTCGTGCGGTGGCGGAGCTGGGGGAAGCCCTCAAGGGCGATCGCTGTCTAATTTATCGTTGCCGCAGTACCGATACGCGGGTGCCCATCGAGCACGAGTACACTAGCGGTGCTCTAACCCCCTTGCAGTACCAGTATTGGCCGGTGAGGGAGCACCCCTACACGCAGCAGGCACTGGCCCATCAGCAGGTAATTCAGGTGGATGATGTGGCCGCTGATCCCTACTATGAGGCCACCCGTTTCAAGCCCCTCGATGCCGCCGGCGTCAAAGCCCTCCTACTGGCGCCTGTTCTTTATCGGGGGCGACTTTTGGGCATTGTCGAACTCCACCGAGGCGAACCGCTGCCGTGGCACGATATGGACGCAGAATTAGTGGAGGCGATCGCCACCCAAGTGGGGGTTGCCCTGATTCAGGCAGAGGCCTACGCCGATTTAGAAGAACTCAATGCCCAATTGGAGGCATTAGATCGTACCCGCAGCAATCTAATTGCCATTACGGGTCATGAACTGCGCACGCCCCTTTCGACCATTCAAGTCTGCCTCGAAAGCCTAGCCAGCGAACCTGATATGGATCCAGAACTACGGCAGGTGATGCTGAGTACTGCTCTCGCCGATGCTGAGCGTATGCGGAAACTGATTCAGGACTTCCTCACCCTCTCCCAGTTGGAAAGTGGCCGGGTGCAGTGGCGACCGGAACCGTTGCCCCTACAGGAACTGGTGGATTTGGCCCTCAGTAGTTTGCGCACCCCCAAGGAGCAACTCCCGACAATTCAGACCCTCCTGCCCAAGGAACTGCCCCTTGTGCGAGCCGATGGTGAGTGGTTAGTGGAGGTGCTCTCGAAGTTACTGGACAATGCCTGCAAGTTTACAGAACGGTCGGGTCAAGTCTCCATTGCAGCAAAGCCCCGTCCTGATGGGTTACTAGAAGTGACCATAGCGGATACGGGCCGCGGTATCGAACCAGATCGCTTGGAAACGATTTTTGATCGCTTTTATCAGGAGGAGGGGGCACTGCGGCGCTCTGCGGGTGGTACGGGATTGGGTCTAGCGATCTGTCGCCAGATTATTACCAATTTGGGGGGGCAAATTTGGGCGGAGTCGGCGGGGCGCGATCGCGGTAGTCAGTTCCACTTTACAATTCCCATTGCTGAGAGTTTTTAG